Below is a window of Candidozyma auris chromosome 3, complete sequence DNA.
AACCGTTGTCTCCAGAACCGTTGTCGCCAGATCCACCGTTACCAGAGCCGTTGTTTCCAGATCCACCGTTACCAGAGCCGCTGTTTCCAGATCCACCGTTACCAGAGCCGCTGTTTCCAGATCCACCGTTACCAGAGCCGTTGTCTCCAGAACCGTTGTTTCCAGAACCGTTGTCGCCAGAACCGTTGTCGCCAGAACCGTTGTTTCCAGAACCGTTGTCGCCAGATCCACCGTTGTTTCCAGAACCGTTGTTTCCAGATCCACCGTTGTTTCCAGAACCGTTGTCGCCAGATCCACCGTTGTCACCGGAACCATTGTCGCCAGATCCACCATTGTCGCCAGATCCACCATTGTCGCCAGATCCACCATTGTCGCCAGATCCACCATTGTCGCCAGATCCACCATTGTCGCCAGATCCACCATTGTCGCCAGATCCACCATTGTCGCCAGATCCGTTGTCGCCAGATCCGTTGTCTCCAGAACCGTTGTCGCCAGAACCGTTGTCTCCGCCTGGAGTCGTTGTCAGTGAGTCGTCAGATGTGGTAGAGGATGTCTCGCCATCAGTTGCGGTGGATCCGGAGCCATCATCAGTTGCGGTCGAGCTTAAACCATTGTCAGTTGAGCCAGAAGTAGAGTCACCACCATCAGTTGGACCAGTGGTAGAGTCGCCACCATCAGTTGGTCCGGTGGTAGAGTCGCTGCCATCAGTTGGTCCAGTGGTAGAGTCACCGCCATCAGTAGGTCCAGTAGTTGTAGCATCATCGGTTGGACCAGTGGTAGAGTCACTGCCATCAGTTGGACCAGTGGTGGAGTCACCTCCATCGGTTGGACCAGTAGTTGAGCCATTATCAGATGATCCATCGGTGGTAGACTGGCTGTCGGTTGGAGTAGTGCTGGCATTATCATCAGATGAAGTGCTCGATTCTTCACCAGAAGTTGAGGGCAGGTCAGAAGTCAGGGCCGAGCTGGAGGCTTCAGGGCCTTCACCAGGGAAGTCAGGCATCTTTTCACAGACACACTTGTCGGGTTTGCCCTCTGGTGGTGGGTCACTAGTCCAAATTTCCGTGGAGAGACCAAGGTTAGAGTTGGTATTGAAGTTGCTGCTATCGTAGCCCTTGCCAATCTTGAAAGACACACTGAAACCAGGTCCCAACTCCAAAGTCAATAATCCTTCGTCCTCGTCATATTTATGGCTGCTAAAAGCCAAATTAACGGAAATTCTGTTGTTGTTACCAAAGCCGTATACGTCAATGACAGGAACATGAGTAAGAGTGGCAGACAAACCAACAACAGACAAACGAGAAGTAGTATCCTCTAGCCAGATGGCCTgctcttcatcaaaagtcTGGACGGAATTGAGCACTGCAGTCTGCAATTGGATTTCACCACGAGCAAGAGCACTGAAGCAGCCCGCACCCTCGACACTAGCCGACTGAACCCACCTGGTACCCTCAAGACAAATGTTACCTTCATTTCTGATAACATTGAAACCGTCACCGAGGGCCTGATTAATTGTCACTGGAGAAGGAGCCCCGTTTGACTGACTGAAGTACATCAAACCAGTGTTCCTCCAACTAGTAAGAGAGGTCACACTAAAT
It encodes the following:
- the IFF6 gene encoding Iff6p; translation: MLPLNILLATLVSVTSVASRTITGNTEYSQSWDFSLGPLTINEGVYLKIDNNTQFTLGGNLDNKGGFYITSSSTLQSAVDITSGTIHNSGDLAFRALDSNFLSRYILNSVAEFENTGNMWFQISQATTSSPFSVTSLTSWRNTGLMYFSQSNGAPSPVTINQALGDGFNVIRNEGNICLEGTRWVQSASVEGAGCFSALARGEIQLQTAVLNSVQTFDEEQAIWLEDTTSRLSVVGLSATLTHVPVIDVYGFGNNNRISVNLAFSSHKYDEDEGLLTLELGPGFSVSFKIGKGYDSSNFNTNSNLGLSTEIWTSDPPPEGKPDKCVCEKMPDFPGEGPEASSSASTSDSPSTSGEESSTSSDDNASTTPTDSQSTTDGSSDNGSTTGPTDGGDSTTGPTDGSDSTTGPTDDATTTGPTDGGDSTTGPTDGSDSTTGPTDGGDSTTGPTDGGDSTSGSTDNGLSSTATDDGSGSTATDGETSSTTSDDSSTTTPGGDNGSGDNGSGDNGSGDNGSGDNGGSGDNGGSGDNGGSGDNGGSGDNGGSGDNGGSGDNGGSGDNGSGDNGGSGDNGSGNNGGSGNNGSGNNGGSGDNGSGNNGSGDNGSGDNGSGNNGSGDNGSGNGGSGNSGSGNGGSGNSGSGNGGSGNNGSGNGGSGDNGSGDNGSGNNDGSGDNGSGNGGSGDNGSGNNGGSEDNGSGNGSDGASGNGADSGHGSGNGSGNGSGSDSDNGPGSGSGSGSGDGSGGSGNGAGDTGSGSDSGSGSGSDSGASSSPGAIAGVSTYDGSGTKNFAGLPMIMVVVAGILAL